The proteins below come from a single Comamonas antarctica genomic window:
- a CDS encoding cysteine hydrolase: MPSSVQLLAIDPQNDFCDLPAAYLPPSTKPSLAVAGAHRHMQRLANWLRREAAHVDAITITLDSHQRFDIAHPDFWQLPDGSAVAPFTPITATQVRDAQFMPRQPAHLARTLDYLDALERQGRYTLMVWPVHCELGSWGHGIHADLLAACGAWQLAHQRPMQHVLKGTNPFTEHYSALMAEVVDPDDPGTALNRPLLQRLAQSDLLVIAGEASSHCVRASVEHLVEHLPADHAQRLVLLTDCMGPVAGFEAAEQDFFAAMRIRGVQFATTDTLRLAD; this comes from the coding sequence ATGCCCTCTTCCGTCCAACTGCTGGCCATCGATCCGCAGAACGATTTCTGCGATCTTCCCGCCGCATACCTCCCCCCTTCGACCAAGCCCAGCCTGGCGGTTGCCGGCGCCCACCGCCACATGCAGCGGCTGGCGAACTGGCTGCGCCGCGAAGCCGCGCATGTCGATGCGATCACCATCACGCTGGACTCGCATCAGCGCTTCGATATCGCCCACCCCGATTTCTGGCAGCTGCCCGATGGCAGCGCGGTGGCGCCGTTCACGCCCATCACCGCCACGCAGGTGCGCGATGCGCAATTCATGCCGCGCCAGCCCGCCCATCTCGCGCGCACGCTCGACTATCTCGATGCGCTCGAGCGCCAGGGCCGCTATACGCTGATGGTCTGGCCCGTGCATTGCGAGCTGGGCAGCTGGGGCCATGGCATCCATGCCGACCTGCTCGCCGCCTGCGGCGCCTGGCAACTCGCGCACCAGCGCCCCATGCAGCATGTGCTCAAGGGCACGAACCCGTTCACCGAGCATTACAGCGCGCTGATGGCCGAAGTCGTCGACCCTGACGACCCCGGCACGGCGCTGAACCGTCCCCTGCTGCAGCGGCTGGCCCAATCCGACCTGCTGGTGATTGCCGGCGAGGCCAGCAGCCACTGCGTGCGCGCCAGCGTCGAGCATCTGGTCGAGCATCTGCCTGCGGACCATGCGCAGCGGCTGGTGCTGCTGACCGACTGCATGGGCCCGGTCGCGGGCTTCGAGGCCGCCGAGCAGGACTTCTTCGCCGCGATGCGCATCCGCGGCGTGCAATTCGCCACCACCGACACGCTGCGGCTTGCCGACTGA
- the pncB gene encoding nicotinate phosphoribosyltransferase has protein sequence MQPIISSLLDIDLYKFTMWQAMLHRHPQTQAHYEFVCRNTPAFPLAELLPEVEAELDALCQLSFAKDELDYLGSLRFIKSDFIDFLRIFRFQRAFIEARAEGDTLHVVAHGPQVHVMGFEIYVLAIVNELYFRRFDAAAALREGRERLAHKVEQLKAMAGPAQRRHPFEMFDFGVRRRFSGAWQREVVQRFATETPQWFKGTSNVLLARDLQIVPIGTMAHEYLQSYQALGVRLRDFQNAALEDWVQEYRGDLGIALTDTVGMEAFLKDFDLYFAKLFDGLRHDSGDPFAWGEKALAHYQRLRIDAHSKRLVFSDGLDLDSALALYHRFADRIQLGFGIGTRLTNDMGLTPLNIVMKLTHANGQPVAKISDSPGKTLCTDETYLAYLRQVFGIPDPVPASPTNH, from the coding sequence ATGCAACCCATCATTTCCAGCCTGCTCGACATCGACCTCTACAAGTTCACGATGTGGCAGGCCATGCTGCACCGCCACCCGCAGACCCAGGCGCACTACGAGTTCGTCTGCCGCAACACGCCGGCATTCCCGCTGGCCGAACTGCTGCCCGAAGTCGAGGCCGAACTCGATGCGCTGTGCCAGCTGTCTTTCGCCAAGGACGAGCTCGATTACCTCGGCTCGCTGCGCTTCATCAAGAGCGATTTCATCGACTTCCTGCGCATCTTCCGCTTCCAGCGCGCATTCATAGAGGCGCGCGCCGAGGGCGACACCCTGCATGTCGTGGCGCACGGCCCGCAGGTGCATGTGATGGGGTTCGAGATCTATGTGCTGGCAATCGTCAACGAGCTGTATTTCCGCCGCTTCGACGCGGCGGCGGCGCTGCGCGAAGGCCGCGAGCGCCTCGCGCACAAGGTCGAGCAGCTCAAGGCAATGGCCGGCCCGGCCCAGCGCCGCCATCCGTTCGAGATGTTTGATTTCGGCGTGCGCCGGCGCTTTTCCGGCGCCTGGCAGCGCGAGGTGGTGCAGCGCTTTGCCACCGAGACGCCGCAATGGTTCAAGGGCACGTCCAACGTGCTGCTGGCACGCGACCTGCAGATCGTGCCCATCGGCACCATGGCGCACGAGTACCTGCAAAGTTACCAGGCGCTGGGCGTGCGGCTGCGCGACTTCCAGAACGCGGCGCTAGAGGACTGGGTGCAGGAATACCGCGGCGACCTGGGCATCGCGCTCACGGACACCGTCGGCATGGAGGCTTTCCTGAAGGATTTCGACCTGTATTTCGCCAAGCTGTTCGACGGCCTGCGCCACGACTCGGGCGACCCGTTCGCGTGGGGCGAGAAGGCGCTGGCCCACTACCAGCGGCTGCGCATCGATGCGCACAGCAAGCGCCTGGTGTTTTCCGACGGGCTCGATCTCGACAGCGCGCTGGCGCTCTACCACCGCTTTGCCGACCGCATCCAGCTGGGCTTCGGCATCGGCACGCGCCTGACCAACGACATGGGCCTCACGCCGCTGAACATCGTGATGAAGCTGACCCATGCCAACGGCCAGCCCGTGGCCAAGATCTCGGACAGCCCGGGCAAGACGCTGTGCACCGATGAAACCTATCTGGCCTATCTGCGCCAGGTGTTCGGCATTCCCGACCCCGTGCCCGCATCCCCGACGAACCACTGA
- a CDS encoding GNAT family N-acetyltransferase, with product MSDLHIRPAALEDTDQILRFIRDLAIYEKAEHEVLATPEHIQRTLFCPEPKVHGLMCLAGDRPVGFAVYFFNYSTWQGRHGLYLEDLYVAPEQRGAGAGKALLRHLARIALDNDCGRFEWSVLDWNAPSIAFYESLGAEAQSEWVRYRLTGDALRRLAAPAH from the coding sequence ATGTCCGATCTGCATATCCGCCCCGCCGCCCTGGAAGACACCGACCAGATCCTGCGCTTCATCCGCGATCTCGCGATCTACGAGAAAGCCGAGCACGAGGTGCTGGCCACGCCGGAGCACATTCAGCGCACGCTGTTTTGCCCCGAGCCCAAGGTACACGGCCTGATGTGCCTGGCGGGCGACCGGCCGGTGGGCTTTGCGGTGTATTTCTTCAACTATTCCACCTGGCAGGGCCGGCACGGCCTCTACCTCGAGGACCTCTATGTCGCGCCCGAGCAGCGCGGCGCGGGCGCGGGCAAGGCCTTGCTGCGCCACTTGGCCCGGATTGCGCTGGACAACGACTGCGGCCGTTTCGAGTGGAGCGTGCTGGACTGGAATGCGCCGTCGATTGCTTTCTATGAAAGCCTGGGCGCCGAGGCGCAAAGCGAGTGGGTGCGCTATCGCCTGACGGGCGATGCCTTGCGCCGGCTTGCGGCGCCGGCGCATTGA
- the metK gene encoding methionine adenosyltransferase, whose product MANDFLFTSESVSEGHPDKVADQISDAILDAIFTQDPHSRVAAETLTNTGLVVLAGEITTGANVDYIQVARDTIKRIGYDNTEYGIDHKGCAVLVAYDKQSQDIAQGVDHASDDELNTGAGDQGLMFGYACDETPELMPAPIYYAHRLVERQAQLRKDGRLPFLRPDAKSQVTMRYVDGKPHSIDTVVLSTQHSPDQSETATRMKASFTEAIIEEIIKPVLPSAWLQDTKYLINPTGRFVVGGPQGDCGLTGRKIIVDTYGGACPHGGGAFSGKDPTKVDRSAAYAARYVAKNIVAAGLARQCQIQVAYAIGVARPMNITVYTEGTGVIPDDQIAKLVAEHFDLRPKGIIQMLDLLRPIYSKTAAYGHFGREEPEFTWEKTDKAALLRAAAGLR is encoded by the coding sequence ATGGCGAACGATTTTCTTTTCACTTCGGAATCTGTCTCTGAAGGACACCCCGACAAGGTGGCCGACCAGATCTCCGACGCGATCCTGGATGCCATTTTCACCCAAGACCCCCATTCCCGTGTGGCAGCCGAGACGCTGACCAACACCGGCCTGGTGGTTCTCGCCGGCGAAATCACGACCGGCGCGAATGTCGACTACATCCAGGTGGCGCGCGACACCATCAAGCGCATCGGCTACGACAACACCGAATACGGCATCGACCACAAGGGTTGCGCCGTGCTCGTCGCCTATGACAAGCAGAGCCAGGACATCGCCCAGGGCGTGGACCACGCCAGCGACGACGAGCTCAACACCGGCGCCGGCGACCAGGGCCTGATGTTCGGCTACGCCTGCGACGAGACGCCCGAGCTGATGCCCGCGCCGATCTATTACGCGCACCGCCTGGTCGAGCGCCAGGCCCAGCTGCGCAAGGACGGCCGCCTGCCGTTCCTGCGCCCCGACGCCAAGAGCCAGGTGACGATGCGCTATGTCGACGGCAAGCCGCACAGCATCGACACCGTGGTGCTGTCGACGCAGCACAGCCCCGACCAGTCGGAAACCGCGACCCGGATGAAGGCCAGCTTCACCGAAGCCATCATCGAGGAAATCATCAAGCCGGTGCTGCCCAGCGCGTGGCTGCAGGACACCAAGTACCTGATCAACCCCACGGGCCGCTTCGTCGTGGGCGGCCCGCAAGGCGATTGCGGCCTGACCGGCCGCAAGATCATCGTCGACACCTACGGCGGCGCCTGCCCGCATGGCGGCGGCGCGTTCTCGGGCAAGGACCCAACCAAGGTCGACCGTTCGGCCGCCTACGCCGCGCGCTACGTGGCAAAGAACATCGTGGCCGCGGGCCTGGCGCGCCAGTGCCAGATCCAGGTCGCGTATGCGATCGGCGTCGCCCGCCCGATGAACATCACGGTCTATACCGAAGGCACGGGCGTGATTCCCGACGACCAGATCGCCAAGCTGGTGGCCGAGCATTTCGACCTGCGTCCCAAGGGGATCATCCAGATGCTGGACCTGCTGCGCCCGATCTACAGCAAGACCGCCGCCTATGGCCACTTCGGCCGCGAAGAGCCCGAATTCACCTGGGAAAAGACCGACAAGGCCGCACTGCTGCGCGCTGCCGCCGGACTGCGCTGA
- a CDS encoding bifunctional nicotinamide-nucleotide adenylyltransferase/Nudix hydroxylase encodes MAISADPSPLPHTAVLIGRFQPWHNGHMALLEAALAQAQQVVVVLGSAHQARTPKNPFTWQERARMVQASLAPAERARVHCIPVRDHYNEARWVEAVRQGVQALVPPGADIALVGHFKDQSSSYLQSFPGWKLLSLPRLGAFDATPLREIYWNAAGAPRAEVLAQLAAQLPAPVLDFLASWMDTPDYAAMQEEAAVLRNYHASWASAPYPPVLVTVDAVILCNGHLLLIERGHAPGKGLWALPGGFVEPRDTLWQSCLRELEEETACAIDAPTLAAALQGVLVFDHPDRSLRGRAITHVHVFDLGDRTQLPAVQGGDDAALARWVPLAQVPALETRFFEDHFHVVQSCLERFCAIRLPV; translated from the coding sequence ATGGCCATTTCCGCTGATCCCTCCCCATTGCCGCATACCGCCGTCCTGATCGGGCGCTTCCAGCCCTGGCACAACGGCCATATGGCGCTGCTGGAGGCGGCACTGGCACAGGCGCAGCAGGTCGTCGTGGTGCTGGGCAGCGCGCACCAGGCGCGCACCCCCAAGAACCCGTTCACCTGGCAGGAACGCGCCCGCATGGTGCAGGCCTCGCTCGCGCCCGCCGAACGCGCACGCGTGCACTGCATTCCGGTGCGCGACCACTACAACGAAGCGCGCTGGGTCGAGGCCGTGCGCCAGGGCGTGCAGGCGCTGGTGCCGCCGGGCGCGGACATCGCGCTGGTGGGCCATTTCAAGGACCAGAGCAGCAGCTACCTGCAGAGTTTTCCCGGCTGGAAGCTGCTGAGCCTGCCGCGGCTGGGCGCGTTCGACGCCACGCCGCTGCGCGAAATCTACTGGAATGCCGCGGGCGCGCCGCGCGCCGAAGTGCTGGCGCAGCTCGCGGCGCAACTGCCCGCGCCGGTGCTGGATTTCCTCGCATCCTGGATGGACACGCCCGATTACGCCGCGATGCAGGAAGAAGCCGCGGTGCTGCGCAACTACCACGCCTCCTGGGCCAGCGCTCCTTATCCACCCGTGCTGGTCACGGTCGACGCGGTCATCCTGTGCAACGGCCATCTGCTGCTGATCGAGCGCGGCCATGCACCCGGCAAGGGCCTGTGGGCGCTGCCCGGCGGCTTCGTCGAGCCGCGCGATACCTTGTGGCAGTCCTGCCTGCGCGAGCTGGAAGAGGAAACCGCCTGCGCCATCGATGCGCCCACGCTGGCCGCCGCGCTGCAGGGCGTACTGGTGTTCGACCACCCCGACCGCAGCCTGCGCGGGCGCGCCATCACCCATGTGCATGTTTTCGACCTGGGCGACCGCACGCAACTGCCTGCCGTGCAGGGCGGCGATGACGCGGCGCTCGCGCGCTGGGTGCCGCTGGCGCAGGTGCCGGCGCTCGAGACGCGCTTTTTCGAAGACCACTTCCATGTGGTGCAGAGCTGCCTCGAGCGCTTCTGCGCCATCCGCCTGCCGGTCTGA
- a CDS encoding lysophospholipid acyltransferase family protein → MPSLFRLFSLLPLWLLHGVGAVLGWVVFLASGTYRRRFLANARQAGYRFADVRAAVGHAGRMVAELPRLWLRPEPPHCEMIEPERVERPWAQGRGIVFLTPHLGCFELSVQAAAHRWHAQFGPITILYRPARQAWLARLMETARNRPGVQAVPTNLSGVRQMIKALRRGEAVGLLPDQVPPEGQGLWSPFFGRDAYTMTLAARLVQQTGAIVVIARCERRSWGRGYTMHFEELPLPLSDSLETAVLQLNQAMEQTIRRSPSQYLWGYARYKQPRAEQAASAASTGGQVAP, encoded by the coding sequence ATGCCAAGCCTGTTTCGTTTGTTCTCGTTGCTGCCTTTGTGGCTTTTGCATGGTGTGGGTGCGGTGCTGGGGTGGGTGGTATTCCTGGCCTCGGGCACCTACCGCCGGCGTTTCCTGGCCAATGCGCGCCAGGCGGGCTACCGCTTCGCCGACGTGCGCGCGGCCGTGGGCCATGCGGGTCGCATGGTGGCCGAGCTGCCGCGCCTGTGGCTGCGTCCCGAGCCGCCGCACTGCGAGATGATCGAACCCGAGCGCGTCGAACGGCCCTGGGCGCAGGGGCGGGGCATTGTCTTCCTGACACCGCACCTGGGCTGCTTCGAGCTGTCGGTGCAGGCCGCCGCGCACCGCTGGCACGCGCAGTTCGGCCCGATCACCATCCTCTACCGCCCGGCGCGCCAGGCCTGGCTGGCCCGCCTCATGGAGACCGCGCGCAACCGCCCTGGCGTGCAGGCCGTGCCCACCAACCTGTCGGGCGTGCGCCAGATGATCAAGGCGCTGCGCCGCGGCGAGGCCGTGGGCCTGCTGCCCGACCAGGTCCCGCCCGAGGGGCAGGGGCTGTGGTCGCCGTTTTTCGGGCGTGACGCCTACACCATGACGCTGGCCGCGCGGCTGGTGCAGCAGACCGGCGCGATCGTCGTCATCGCGCGCTGCGAGCGCCGCTCCTGGGGGCGCGGCTATACGATGCATTTCGAGGAGTTGCCCTTGCCTTTGTCAGATTCGCTGGAAACCGCTGTGCTGCAGCTCAACCAGGCCATGGAGCAGACCATCCGCCGCAGCCCGTCGCAATACCTCTGGGGCTATGCGCGCTACAAGCAGCCGCGTGCCGAGCAGGCCGCCAGCGCGGCGTCCACTGGCGGGCAGGTGGCCCCATGA
- a CDS encoding DUF1328 domain-containing protein, which produces MLKYAIIFAIISLLAGALGFTGVAAGAAGIAKLLFIVFLVLAVIFVVLAVLGVGAARKALK; this is translated from the coding sequence ATGCTCAAGTACGCCATCATCTTCGCCATCATTTCGCTCCTGGCCGGTGCGCTGGGCTTCACCGGCGTTGCCGCGGGTGCCGCCGGCATCGCCAAGCTGCTGTTCATCGTCTTCCTGGTGCTGGCAGTGATCTTCGTGGTGCTGGCCGTGCTGGGCGTTGGCGCCGCACGCAAGGCGCTGAAGTAA
- a CDS encoding lysophospholipid acyltransferase family protein: MSARFGIWLMAMLGRLPLRWLRALGWLLGRLLFVVAVPRRRIALRNLELCFPDLSPERRKALAQQNFVVFCQAWLDRGWLWSAPESVVRSRVKLEGALHELDGNTPIIVFAPHFYGMDAGGLTLPLHMTRAFTSIFSTHPNPDIDDWFMTGRQRFGDVRMLNRADGVKPIISSLRHGGLLYLLPDMDFGRNDSVFVPFFGVPAATIPSLSRFARLGRAKVIGMYTRLTPEGYVAQLTPAWQDFPTDDAVADTARMNRELEHWINTMPEQYYWVHKRFKTRPEGEPSVYR; the protein is encoded by the coding sequence ATGAGCGCGCGCTTCGGTATCTGGCTGATGGCCATGCTCGGGCGCCTGCCGCTGCGCTGGCTGCGCGCGCTGGGCTGGTTGCTCGGGCGGCTGCTGTTCGTGGTGGCCGTGCCGCGCCGGCGCATTGCGCTGCGCAATCTCGAGCTGTGTTTTCCCGATCTGTCACCCGAGCGGCGCAAGGCGCTGGCGCAGCAGAATTTCGTCGTGTTCTGCCAAGCCTGGCTGGACCGCGGCTGGCTCTGGTCGGCGCCCGAATCGGTGGTGCGCTCGCGCGTGAAGCTCGAAGGCGCGCTGCACGAACTCGATGGCAACACGCCGATCATCGTGTTCGCGCCGCATTTCTACGGCATGGATGCGGGCGGGCTGACATTGCCGCTGCACATGACGCGCGCCTTCACCTCGATCTTCTCGACCCATCCCAATCCCGATATCGACGACTGGTTCATGACCGGGCGCCAGCGCTTTGGCGACGTGCGCATGCTCAACCGCGCCGATGGCGTCAAGCCCATCATCTCCAGCCTGCGCCACGGCGGGCTGCTGTACCTGCTGCCCGACATGGACTTCGGCAGGAACGATTCGGTGTTCGTGCCCTTCTTCGGCGTTCCGGCGGCGACCATTCCCTCGCTGTCGCGTTTCGCGCGCCTGGGCCGGGCCAAGGTCATAGGCATGTACACGCGGCTCACGCCCGAAGGCTATGTCGCCCAGCTCACCCCGGCCTGGCAGGACTTCCCCACGGACGACGCGGTGGCCGACACGGCGCGCATGAACCGCGAACTCGAGCACTGGATCAACACCATGCCGGAGC
- the hglS gene encoding 2-oxoadipate dioxygenase/decarboxylase HglS, whose translation MSSLVNSDQIRAQFSQSMSAMYRQEVPQYGTLLDLVADINRATLEQNPELRRQLEEAGELERIDLERHGAIRLGTPEELATMRRVFRIMGMHPVGYYDLSVAGVPVHSTAFRPIDDAALRVNPFRVFTSLLRLELIADPELRDQARQILARRRIFTPRALELTQLAESAGGLDAPQAAEFVREVTQTFRWHAEATVSHDTHQQLNAAHRLVADVVSFKGPHINHLTPRTLDIDAAQAEMPRRGVAAKDVVEGPPRRRHPILLRQTSFKALEEAIVFAGDGTPGAHTARFGEIEQRGAALTRAGRALYDRLLGQVRSMASAGSTAGDYQARLEAAFAEFPDDLDALHDQQLAFFHYRVRDAAAFDQAAGSGAAFDLAALRRAGIVEAHPIVYEDFLPVSAAGIFQSNLGGAEQKSYAANAAQELFEAALQAPVADEIALYAQSQQASIDALRQRYAALQPA comes from the coding sequence ATGTCTTCCCTTGTGAACTCCGACCAGATCCGCGCCCAGTTCTCCCAGTCCATGTCGGCGATGTACCGGCAGGAAGTGCCGCAATACGGCACGCTGCTGGACCTGGTCGCGGACATCAACCGCGCCACGCTGGAGCAGAACCCCGAACTGCGCCGCCAGCTCGAAGAAGCCGGCGAACTCGAACGCATCGATCTCGAGCGCCACGGCGCCATCCGCCTGGGCACGCCCGAGGAGCTGGCCACCATGCGCCGCGTCTTCCGCATCATGGGCATGCATCCGGTGGGTTACTACGACCTGTCGGTGGCCGGTGTTCCGGTGCATTCGACGGCCTTCCGGCCCATCGACGACGCCGCGCTGCGCGTCAACCCGTTCCGCGTGTTCACCTCGCTGCTGCGCCTGGAGCTGATCGCCGACCCGGAGCTGCGCGACCAGGCCCGGCAGATCCTCGCGCGCCGGCGCATCTTCACGCCGCGCGCGCTGGAGCTGACGCAGCTGGCCGAATCCGCGGGCGGCCTCGACGCGCCGCAAGCCGCCGAGTTCGTGCGCGAAGTCACGCAGACCTTCCGCTGGCATGCCGAGGCCACCGTGAGCCACGACACCCACCAGCAGCTCAACGCCGCGCACCGGCTGGTGGCCGATGTGGTGTCTTTCAAGGGCCCGCACATCAACCACCTGACCCCGCGCACGCTGGACATCGACGCGGCGCAGGCCGAGATGCCGCGCCGCGGCGTGGCCGCCAAGGATGTGGTCGAAGGGCCGCCGCGCCGGCGCCATCCCATCCTGCTGCGCCAGACCAGCTTCAAGGCGCTCGAAGAAGCCATCGTTTTTGCAGGCGACGGCACGCCGGGCGCGCATACCGCGCGCTTTGGCGAGATCGAGCAGCGCGGCGCGGCGTTGACCCGCGCCGGGCGCGCGCTCTATGACCGCCTGCTGGGCCAGGTGCGCTCGATGGCCAGCGCCGGCAGCACGGCCGGCGACTACCAGGCGCGGCTCGAAGCGGCGTTTGCCGAATTTCCCGACGACCTCGATGCGTTGCACGACCAGCAGCTGGCTTTCTTCCACTACCGCGTGCGCGATGCGGCGGCCTTTGACCAGGCCGCGGGCAGCGGTGCGGCGTTCGACCTGGCGGCATTGCGCCGCGCCGGCATCGTCGAGGCCCATCCCATCGTCTATGAGGACTTCCTGCCGGTGAGCGCGGCTGGCATCTTCCAGTCCAACCTGGGCGGCGCCGAGCAAAAAAGCTATGCGGCCAATGCCGCCCAGGAACTGTTCGAAGCCGCGCTGCAGGCGCCCGTGGCCGACGAGATCGCGCTGTATGCGCAGAGCCAGCAGGCTTCGATCGACGCGCTGCGCCAGCGCTACGCGGCGCTGCAACCGGCCTGA
- a CDS encoding NAD+ synthase: protein MLRITLAQLNYTVGDIDGNVQRMRAAARQARDDGAHMVVFSELSLCGYYPGDLLDEPTFMQRVQDGLEQLRHASVDYPDLYWVVGAPTRSELPGKPLYNSLLVLQGGKLRLQYDKQLLPTYNIFDERRHFEPGPDVAKVLRIGQMQVGFLICEDGWNDSGAAYATNPLRRMADAAPDLLVSINASPSHLGKRELRHQVFSAAASRHALPLLYVNQIGGQDQIVFDGASFAVEPERGVVLEAPRFQECVNTLVFDNGRFSRTDGAALPPVPAQGLQTMEFYRQQVVLGLRDYARRCGFTQAVVGSSGGIDSALTLALAAEALGADNVVGVTMPSGFSSAGSVDDSVALCENLGIQLHRHPIGELVDGYAQGFERSFGQPLQGLPLENLQARIRGTILMEYSNAFGHLLLTTGNKSEVSVGYCTLYGDTNGGLGLLGDIYKTEVFALSRHLNACAGRELIPQAIIDKPPSAELSPGQKDEDSLPPYALLDEVLKLLIEGPHLSGLEYASARQFVDALVLEPGGQALVDKVQRMIYRSEYKRRQAPPMLRVRPRAFGTGRQMPIAAFYP, encoded by the coding sequence ATGCTGCGCATCACCCTGGCCCAACTCAACTACACCGTGGGCGATATCGACGGCAATGTGCAGCGCATGCGCGCCGCCGCCCGCCAGGCCAGGGACGATGGCGCCCACATGGTGGTGTTCAGCGAGCTGTCGCTGTGCGGCTATTACCCCGGCGACCTGCTGGACGAGCCGACCTTCATGCAGCGCGTGCAGGATGGCCTGGAGCAGCTGCGCCACGCTTCGGTCGACTACCCCGATCTCTACTGGGTGGTCGGCGCGCCGACGCGCTCGGAACTGCCGGGCAAGCCGCTCTACAACAGCCTGCTGGTGCTGCAGGGCGGCAAGCTGCGGCTGCAGTATGACAAGCAGCTGCTGCCGACCTACAACATCTTCGACGAGCGCCGGCATTTCGAGCCCGGCCCCGATGTGGCCAAGGTGCTGCGCATCGGCCAGATGCAGGTCGGCTTCCTGATCTGCGAAGACGGCTGGAACGACAGCGGCGCCGCCTACGCCACCAATCCCTTGCGGCGCATGGCCGATGCCGCGCCCGACCTGCTGGTCAGCATCAACGCCAGCCCCAGCCATCTGGGCAAGCGCGAGTTGCGCCACCAGGTGTTCAGTGCCGCGGCCAGCCGCCATGCGCTGCCGCTGCTGTACGTCAACCAGATCGGCGGGCAGGACCAGATCGTGTTCGATGGCGCTTCGTTCGCGGTCGAGCCCGAGCGCGGCGTGGTGCTGGAGGCGCCGCGTTTCCAGGAATGCGTGAATACGCTGGTGTTCGACAATGGACGCTTTTCGCGCACCGATGGCGCGGCGCTGCCGCCCGTGCCGGCGCAGGGCCTGCAGACCATGGAGTTCTACCGCCAGCAGGTCGTGCTGGGCCTGCGCGACTATGCGCGCCGCTGCGGCTTCACGCAGGCCGTGGTCGGCAGCTCGGGCGGCATCGACAGCGCGCTGACGCTGGCGCTGGCGGCCGAAGCACTGGGTGCGGACAACGTCGTGGGCGTGACCATGCCCTCGGGCTTTTCCTCGGCCGGCTCGGTCGATGATTCGGTGGCGCTGTGCGAAAACCTGGGCATCCAGCTGCACCGCCACCCGATTGGCGAGCTTGTGGACGGCTATGCCCAGGGCTTCGAGCGCAGCTTCGGCCAGCCGCTGCAGGGCCTGCCGCTCGAGAACCTGCAGGCGCGCATCCGCGGCACGATACTGATGGAATATTCCAATGCCTTCGGCCACCTGCTGCTCACCACGGGCAACAAGTCCGAGGTCTCGGTCGGCTACTGCACGCTCTATGGCGACACCAATGGCGGCCTGGGCCTGCTCGGCGATATCTACAAGACCGAAGTGTTCGCGCTGTCGCGCCACCTCAATGCCTGCGCCGGACGCGAGCTGATTCCGCAGGCCATCATCGACAAGCCGCCATCGGCCGAACTGTCTCCGGGACAGAAGGACGAGGACAGCCTGCCGCCCTATGCCTTGCTCGACGAAGTGCTCAAGCTGCTGATCGAAGGCCCGCACCTGTCGGGGCTGGAGTATGCGAGCGCGCGCCAGTTCGTCGACGCGCTGGTGCTCGAACCCGGCGGCCAGGCGCTGGTGGACAAGGTGCAGCGCATGATCTACCGCAGCGAATACAAGCGCCGCCAGGCACCGCCCATGCTGCGCGTGCGCCCGCGCGCTTTCGGCACCGGAAGGCAGATGCCGATAGCTGCTTTTTACCCGTGA